The region CGCATGGCGTTTTGGTAGGCTTTGTCGGCGGCCACCTTTTCGGGAATCTCCTCGCGGATGAGCTCATTCCACCAATCTTCAAAAAGGTCCGGCAGGACCTTTTCCAGAAAACGCGCAAGGTTCTTTGACGCTTCGCCCAAAAGGTGAGCCATGGATGCCTGCATTCTGTTTGTCTGGTCCACCATTATCTATTCTCGATTCATTTTTCGCCTTGATCCTGATCTAACCGTTGACATCAAGTTCAGTGATGAGGCCATTGAGATCTTCCTTGGCCTTTTGAAGAATCAACTGAGCGCATTCCATGCAGTAATTGTTCTTTGCCATGTTTTCCTTAATGACCAAGCACTTGTCGCCTTTGCATATCACGTGTCCCTTGTTGCGAGAGCATTGTCGCCGGCGTTGGGCGGTTTCGAAGCAGGCGGATACGAGAAGGCGTTTCAGCTTGGGCATAGGTCATCTCCTTGAAAGGCGATCCTGGATGTCGGATTGGACCTCGTCGCCGATCTGGTCAATCTGGCCCAAGACCTCCTCAAGTCTCTCCAATGGAATCTCGCCCCGGGTTCCAACGTCGGCCTCGAGTCGCTCATTGACGAAACGGTTCACGATCTGGATGACCGCCGCGAAGTTGTTGACGCTTCGAAGCTCGGGATAGGCCAAAGCAATGTTACGTCCATTGATCGAAGCGCCAATCGCGGTCACGACGCGGTTAGCCAGGGTCCGGGAACGCTCATTAAGCCTTCGGCGGGCTTCCTGGCGCCGACGCTGAGGAGTCACCGGAATCTCACGAGGCTCCATGCTTTCCCTGGTTCGCGCCTGGATGAGGCGCTGACGGAGGTTGTCTCGGGATAGTCCGAGCGTTTCCGGATCAAGACCACGTCTCCGGAATTCCTCTATCAGATCGTCGATAACGGCGTCGTCCATCGGGTCCAAATACGCCTGCTCGACGAAATGACTGATGATTTCATCTTGGACCACCATATCCGGGGTAAGACGTCGTCTCCGGCCTGGTTCATCGGCAGGTGGACGCTCGTCGCCGGATTCAAGCCAGCCTTGGATTAGTTCTTGGTCTTCTCGGTCGATGCGCCTGAAGTCGTCCCAATGTCGGTCGATGTTGAGTCCCACGTGTGAGACCGCTATTCCCCGGTTGTCGAGGTGCTGCGGGTTGTTTTGGTGGATCACCCGCATGACCCGACCGATGAACTGGACATAGGGCGATAGAGACCGGAATGGTTGAAAGATCGCCGCTACACTCAAATTGGGATGGTCGAATCCCTCCCCAAGCATTCGGACCTGAACGATGCAATCGATGCGGCTTCGACGCAAATCTTGGAGCACCTCCTCGATCTGGTCCGCCGGCATGTTGCTGTGGATTTCACGCGCGTTCAAGCCGCGCTCAGCATAAAGCGAACGAACTTGACGCGAGTGGTCCACCGAGCAGGCGACAGCTATCAGCTGATGGAAAGTTCCTGACTGTCGTAGGTGTTGAAGCCATTGGATGCTGGCGTCCACGATGGACCGGTTGCATTCCGGGGCCAGGGCCACACCTCGGCTGAACCATTCCTCGTCCCGCAGCTGAAGGACCTCTTCAAGCGTGTGATGTCTGGAATCCCCCCGATAGGTGAAGAATATTTCCTGTGGAGCAACATTCACTGCGGTGATCTGCTTGATATACCCCCGCACCATGGCTGTGCGGAAGGGATATGCGTAGACCACCTCACCAGCAATCTCGCGGCCATCGCCTCTGAATGGCGTGGCGGTCAGGCTCACGACTTTGGCGTTGGGGAATCGCTCAAACACGCGCTCCCAGCTTCTGGCCACATTGTGGTGACCCTCGTCAACCATGATCAGGTCGAAAAAACCATCTGGGAAAGCAGGCAGCCATCGATCAGCTCGACTCGCCAACTGCTGGATGTTGGTTACAACGATATGGGAGTTTTCGCAGTCGTGGATATTCGCATCCTGACCGTCCAGGACGGCCGTGTACGGGCCATGATTTACGTCGGTGAGGACACGCGTAAAAGTCCAGAAGCAGTCCCGCCCGGCAATATCGAAAGCCGTAGAGATACCTCGGCGTATCTCAAGGTTCGGAGCGATCACCAGAACACGACCCTGGGCGATACCGAAGGGAAGCAGAGCCATGAGCCCCGTTTTGCCGCAACCCACTGGAATCTGGAGAATAGCGTGCTCGGAACTGTTCCGAAAATGCTGGCGTGTACGGAACCATCCCTCGACCTGGGGATCGCGTAGGTCGGGATTACCCTGGATATACGCCTGGGTGTCGTTAAAGAAACGTGCTATTTCATCATTCGTCATTTGCGACCTCAGCCTCCTCTCTGATCTTTTCGTAGACCTCCTTGAGGAGATGCTTGCTGACTGCCTCCCGGAATTGATCTTCGTTCATAAATTTCGCTGTTATCTCTTCGTTCTGGTCCATTCGGTCTATAAAGAGCCCCTCCAAAGCCTTGCGAAAGACGTAGCCGAAGTTTTCCATCGTGTTGGCGAGCGCTGCCTGGCGGAGGTTGCTGTCAGATACCGCGTCCTCCCGGATCGATTCGAAAAACAGCTGGTCACCCGGACGGAAATCCGTCCCGAACCGTTCATTGAGGATGTCAATCAGCTTGGACAGCTCGATCTCGTCTCCCCGGGCAACCCCCGTTCCTACTGATGTGGGGCCTGAAACCTCGTAGCGAGCGCCGGCCTCCATAACGATTGACCCTTCGCCGATCTTCTGCAGGCGGTAATACTTCAAAGCCACATCGTCGTTGAAGTTGTAGACCGGGCCCCGGTCGCCTCTTGGCAGCTTGGTCAGCAGGAACCGGATGTACGAATAGAGCTTTTCGAGGTCGGTATCCTGGAACGGGATCACCTGTGACATGAAGGAATAAAGGTTCCTGTAGGCCACGAGCGTCTTGCGGAATTCCTCCCGGACATCCTCGTCCAGGTCGTTATAGCGCCCCACCGCCGGATCGATGCAGGCATTCATCCTGGCATGATCCGCCGTTGTCTGGTTCGGCTTGGGCTTGTAGAAGACCTTGCAGAACTCCTCGACCTCGGCCTTGTAATAAACCTGGTGGCCGTCGAGTTTGGCTTGCAGTTCATATAGCTGCTGGGGTTCGGCACGCTCACCGATGAGCGTCTGCTCATAATAGGGCTGAAAGGCCTTGAGAATTTCATCCGGCTCATTCACGAAATCCAGGACAAAGGTATCCTCCTTGCCGGGATGGGTGCGGTTAAGGCGCGAAAGCGTCTGCACGGCCTGGATGCCGGACAGGCGCTTGTCCACATACATCGTGTGAAGGAGGGGTTGATCAAAGCCAGTCTGGTACTTCTCCGCGACGAGCAGCACCTGGTATTCCTCTGTCCCGAAACGCTCGGGCAGTTCTTTTTCCTTGATGTGCTTGCCCTGGACAT is a window of Candidatus Zixiibacteriota bacterium DNA encoding:
- a CDS encoding DEAD/DEAH box helicase family protein, yielding MTNDEIARFFNDTQAYIQGNPDLRDPQVEGWFRTRQHFRNSSEHAILQIPVGCGKTGLMALLPFGIAQGRVLVIAPNLEIRRGISTAFDIAGRDCFWTFTRVLTDVNHGPYTAVLDGQDANIHDCENSHIVVTNIQQLASRADRWLPAFPDGFFDLIMVDEGHHNVARSWERVFERFPNAKVVSLTATPFRGDGREIAGEVVYAYPFRTAMVRGYIKQITAVNVAPQEIFFTYRGDSRHHTLEEVLQLRDEEWFSRGVALAPECNRSIVDASIQWLQHLRQSGTFHQLIAVACSVDHSRQVRSLYAERGLNAREIHSNMPADQIEEVLQDLRRSRIDCIVQVRMLGEGFDHPNLSVAAIFQPFRSLSPYVQFIGRVMRVIHQNNPQHLDNRGIAVSHVGLNIDRHWDDFRRIDREDQELIQGWLESGDERPPADEPGRRRRLTPDMVVQDEIISHFVEQAYLDPMDDAVIDDLIEEFRRRGLDPETLGLSRDNLRQRLIQARTRESMEPREIPVTPQRRRQEARRRLNERSRTLANRVVTAIGASINGRNIALAYPELRSVNNFAAVIQIVNRFVNERLEADVGTRGEIPLERLEEVLGQIDQIGDEVQSDIQDRLSRR